Proteins encoded within one genomic window of Vanrija pseudolonga chromosome 3, complete sequence:
- the QDR3_1 gene encoding uncharacterized protein, producing the protein MQGSPCSPTPRSGPVRALIPSNVGSPPRQGRATSSTDRRRHIVTAAGLQAWRRQPAPSRSSSLGMGMQSTPGRTYGSSKPSKSIGTQSTPAKADDGQSSTSVSSASASAVRRIRPLGDLAHFDTTSSIESMPPSSLPSAFRRIEGIARPSSQFHSSRSRTVNSSIHSFTTESNHSEVTEYHDQTVPLNDAYLTTSAGHSQPTRYSHAGSSQHSTSRGRTPSNRGTAIKPTKTKETKKRMRGSPLDDVSDYSFFERPVPLQDDSVLTPTAAKLLLSRPTRLESLLFQPSPTPQVADPVTPPRRLQPARRRAPSIGGAWDTGVGREVPLSGPTSPSPVRATLMTPEGIPDVLEFPSSLRKAKKGRHSNSWDDVGGRVELPELDHEVAERRVPEDLLQSPDHIASDCSNQEAPSETRASDHAGADVSWDEGIVNDAAFAEEDRNATDNDESLNLTVPMWHDPWGFGYMQEWVRGRQPQVYKASSDPPTPHKRALSPITFSPSPSASSAEPGTGESGEAEGSPSPTLPARRGRRRHKAGRSWRGSPALARMTGKRRRTSSAPSGPNRNNSVDSDHAPRFDHSDSSDVSATSLPPPAASLAAREVLRTISVVADSTYP; encoded by the exons ATGCAAGGCTCTCCCTGCTCTCCGACGCCTCGTAGTGGGCCGGTGCGTGCCCTCATACCGTCAAACGTCGGCAGCCCACCCCGACAGGGACGCGCGACGTCATCGACAGACAGGCGGCGTCATATCGTGACCGCTGCAGGATTGCAAGCATGGAGGCGACAGCCGGCACCTTCACGCTCTTCAAGCCTGGGTATGGGGATGCAGAGTACCCCGGGACGAACGTACGGTAGCTCCAAGCCGTCAAAG TCGATCGGAACGCAGAGTACGCCAGCCAAGGCAGATGATGGGCAGAGCTCAACGTCGGTGTCTTCGGCTTCGGCATCCGCGGTGCGTCGGATCAGGCCGCTCGGAGACCTTGCACACTTCGATACCACCAGCTCGATCGAGTCGATGCCGCCCAGTAGCCTGCCGTCGGCCTTTCGTCGCATCGAAGGCATTGCTCGACCCTCAAGCCAGTTCCATTCCTCTCGCTCTCGAACGGTGAACTCTTCGATACACTCCTTCACCACAGAGAGTAATCACTCCGAGGTAACAGAATACCACGACCAAACCGTGCCGCTCAACGATGCGTACTTGACTACTTCTGCTGGTCATTCCCAGCCCACTCGGTACAGTCACGCCGGGTCTAGCCAACACAGCACGAGCCGCGGGCGGACTCCAAGTAATCGTGGAACCGCTATCAAGCCTACGAAGACAAAGGAGACGAAGAAGCGGATGCGGGGAAGcccactcgacgacgtcaGCGATTATTCCTTCTTTGAACGACCAGTGCCACTACAGGACGACTCAGTCTTGACACCGACAGCCGCCAAGTTGCTTCTATCCCGCCCGACGCGTCTCGAATCTCTTCTCTTCCAGCCGTCTCCGACGCCACAGGTGGCCGATCCTGtcaccccgcctcgccgacttCAGcctgcccgtcgtcgagctccttcgATCGGTGGAGCTTGGGATACTGGTGTCGGCCGTGAAGTGCCACTATCTGGCCCAACTTCACCATCACCGGTTCGCGCAACCCTCATGACACCTGAAGGCATTCCGGACGTCCTCGAATTCCCAAGTTCTCTGAGGAAAGCGAAGAAGGGACGGCATTCGAATAGCTGGGATGACGTGGGAGGACGGGTTGAGCTACCGGAACTGGACCACGAGGTggcggagcggcgcgtcCCCGAAGACCTCTTGCAGTCCCCGGACCACATCGCCAGCGACTGCAGCAATCAGGAGGCACCATCAGAAACTCGTGCAAGTGACCACGCGGGGGCCGATGTCAGCTGGGACGAGGGAATCGTCAACGACGCAGCTTTCGCCGAAGAAGACCGAAACGCCACAGACAACGACGAGAGCCTCAACTTAACAGTCCCCATGTGGCACGATCCATGGGGTTTTGGGTATATGCAAGAGTGGGTTCGAG GCCGACAGCCCCAGGTCTACAAAGCATCGTCAGACCCTCCCACACCCCACAAGCGAGCTCTCTCTCCAATAACCTTCTCGCCATCTCCAAGCGCTTCAAGCGCGGAGCCAGGAACCGGTGAAAGTGGGGAAGCGGAGGGATCGCCGTCCCCCACTCTTCCGGCAAGGAGGGGAAGGCGAAGACACAAGGCGGGACGAAGTTGGCGAGGATCACCAGCCCTCGCGAGGATGACTGGGAAACGACGGCGGACTTCATCGGCTCCATCTGGCCCAAACAGGAACAACAGTGTCGACTCGGACCATGCTCCGCGATTCGACCATAGCGACAGTAGCGACGTTAGCGCCACTTCATTACCACCACCAGCT GCTTCATTGGCTGCGAGGGAAGTGCTCCGCACG ATTTCGGTTGTGGCCGACTCGACCTACCCATGA
- the QDR3_1 gene encoding uncharacterized protein produces MQGSPCSPTPRSGPVRALIPSNVGSPPRQGRATSSTDRRRHIVTAAGLQAWRRQPAPSRSSSLGMGMQSTPGRTYGSSKPSKSIGTQSTPAKADDGQSSTSVSSASASAVRRIRPLGDLAHFDTTSSIESMPPSSLPSAFRRIEGIARPSSQFHSSRSRTVNSSIHSFTTESNHSEVTEYHDQTVPLNDAYLTTSAGHSQPTRYSHAGSSQHSTSRGRTPSNRGTAIKPTKTKETKKRMRGSPLDDVSDYSFFERPVPLQDDSVLTPTAAKLLLSRPTRLESLLFQPSPTPQVADPVTPPRRLQPARRRAPSIGGAWDTGVGREVPLSGPTSPSPVRATLMTPEGIPDVLEFPSSLRKAKKGRHSNSWDDVGGRVELPELDHEVAERRVPEDLLQSPDHIASDCSNQEAPSETRASDHAGADVSWDEGIVNDAAFAEEDRNATDNDESLNLTVPMWHDPWGFGYMQEWVRASSLSNNLLAISKRFKRGARNR; encoded by the exons ATGCAAGGCTCTCCCTGCTCTCCGACGCCTCGTAGTGGGCCGGTGCGTGCCCTCATACCGTCAAACGTCGGCAGCCCACCCCGACAGGGACGCGCGACGTCATCGACAGACAGGCGGCGTCATATCGTGACCGCTGCAGGATTGCAAGCATGGAGGCGACAGCCGGCACCTTCACGCTCTTCAAGCCTGGGTATGGGGATGCAGAGTACCCCGGGACGAACGTACGGTAGCTCCAAGCCGTCAAAG TCGATCGGAACGCAGAGTACGCCAGCCAAGGCAGATGATGGGCAGAGCTCAACGTCGGTGTCTTCGGCTTCGGCATCCGCGGTGCGTCGGATCAGGCCGCTCGGAGACCTTGCACACTTCGATACCACCAGCTCGATCGAGTCGATGCCGCCCAGTAGCCTGCCGTCGGCCTTTCGTCGCATCGAAGGCATTGCTCGACCCTCAAGCCAGTTCCATTCCTCTCGCTCTCGAACGGTGAACTCTTCGATACACTCCTTCACCACAGAGAGTAATCACTCCGAGGTAACAGAATACCACGACCAAACCGTGCCGCTCAACGATGCGTACTTGACTACTTCTGCTGGTCATTCCCAGCCCACTCGGTACAGTCACGCCGGGTCTAGCCAACACAGCACGAGCCGCGGGCGGACTCCAAGTAATCGTGGAACCGCTATCAAGCCTACGAAGACAAAGGAGACGAAGAAGCGGATGCGGGGAAGcccactcgacgacgtcaGCGATTATTCCTTCTTTGAACGACCAGTGCCACTACAGGACGACTCAGTCTTGACACCGACAGCCGCCAAGTTGCTTCTATCCCGCCCGACGCGTCTCGAATCTCTTCTCTTCCAGCCGTCTCCGACGCCACAGGTGGCCGATCCTGtcaccccgcctcgccgacttCAGcctgcccgtcgtcgagctccttcgATCGGTGGAGCTTGGGATACTGGTGTCGGCCGTGAAGTGCCACTATCTGGCCCAACTTCACCATCACCGGTTCGCGCAACCCTCATGACACCTGAAGGCATTCCGGACGTCCTCGAATTCCCAAGTTCTCTGAGGAAAGCGAAGAAGGGACGGCATTCGAATAGCTGGGATGACGTGGGAGGACGGGTTGAGCTACCGGAACTGGACCACGAGGTggcggagcggcgcgtcCCCGAAGACCTCTTGCAGTCCCCGGACCACATCGCCAGCGACTGCAGCAATCAGGAGGCACCATCAGAAACTCGTGCAAGTGACCACGCGGGGGCCGATGTCAGCTGGGACGAGGGAATCGTCAACGACGCAGCTTTCGCCGAAGAAGACCGAAACGCCACAGACAACGACGAGAGCCTCAACTTAACAGTCCCCATGTGGCACGATCCATGGGGTTTTGGGTATATGCAAGAGTGGGTTCGAG CGAGCTCTCTCTCCAATAACCTTCTCGCCATCTCCAAGCGCTTCAAGCGCGGAGCCAGGAACCGGTGA
- the QDR3_1 gene encoding Quinidine resistance protein 3 encodes MLRDSTIATVATLAPLHYHHQLSACWSTSEPNPEPLVIYPPAMSVNATDRGDAAVEGSLVRAPSHQPHSSTLVHTTSHHAHFDVPNEGDEDHHNPPQRSVIDIEHVPVDDDPRAWSSRKKTFVLVLMSVAVLGPMISPSVYNPVIDEVKSDLRGSETQIGLSLSIFILIQGCFPVVWATIAEIIGRKPVYIVSFVIYTVASAVGSRSPTMPVLIGMRCLQAVGSSAVLALGAGSLADMYEVEERGKKLGLYYGTPMLGPTLGPLIGGALGNAYGWRATLYFLAVFAFIMTLLFFLFPDTWRKERSKLYQKAVSDALKRSLKAQAHAEKKRQRKLAKGLASTATTPALTAPPTGAHTPATRPGSTHNGSDTHVDLEAGAATPRKRRMPKWWPLGPTDDPEDIKPELRDINPIPMVISTFASPTNFVILVSSGVLFAAQYTSTYTAAVTFSRAPYNYNPLIIGVVCLSFGVGNILGSVVGGRLSDRILQRLKAKNGGVSVPEFRLMSTLPFIPFMVISFLIYAWTSDKKTNIAGPVVGLFCAGFSIMLAYASLLAYLVDSNPGRSASAISCNSFCRGIGACVMSQVAIPIQNAIGDGGLYTLIAGLIALAGGGIIVIAYKGEQWRSPDHRWAWSKDKGGEKGKAAEVVSYATSHTAIEPAGDKEKA; translated from the exons ATGCTCCGCGATTCGACCATAGCGACAGTAGCGACGTTAGCGCCACTTCATTACCACCACCAGCT CTCTGCCTGCTGGTCGACCTCCGAACCCAACCCCGAACCCCTTGTTATCTACCCCCCTGCCATGAGCGTAAACGCCACCGACCGAGGCGACGCTGCGGTCGAGGgctcgctcgtgcgcgccCCCTCGCACCAACCACACAGCTCCACCCTCGTCCACACGACCTCTCACCACGCACACTTTGACGTCCCgaacgagggcgacgaggaccaccacaacccaccCCAGCGCTCAGTCATCGACATTGAACATGtccccgtcgacgacgacccaaGAGCATGGAGCTCGAGGAAAAAGAccttcgtcctcgtcctcatgTCTGTCGCGGTC CTGGGTCCCATGATCTCGCCCAGTGTCTACAACCCCGTCATTGACGAAGTGAAATCCGACCTGCGCGGCAGCGAAACACAAATAGGTCTCAGCTTGAGCATCTTCATCTT AATCCAAGGATGCTTCCCTGTCGTGTGGGCCACCATCGCCGAGATCATCGGTCGAAAG CCTGTATACATTGTGTCGTTCGTCATCTACACTGTTGCCTCGGCTgtcggctcgcgctcgccgaccatgCCCGTGCTCATCGGCATGCGCTGCCTGCAGGCAGTCGGCAGCTCGGCagtgctcgcgctcggtgccggctccctcgccgacatgtacgaggtggaggagagAGGCAAGAAGCTGGGCCTGTACTACGGCACGCCGATGCTCGGTCCCACATTAGGCCCCCTTATCGGCGGAGCTCTCGGCAACGCGtacggctggcgcgcgacgctctacttcctcgccgtcttTGCCTTCATCATGACGCTgctcttcttcctcttccccGACACATGGCGCAAGGAGCGCTCCAAGCTGTACCAGAAGGCTGTcagcgacgcgctcaagcgAAGCCTCAAGGCGCAGGCGCAtgccgagaagaagcgccagcgcaagctcgccaagggaCTGGCCAGTACCGCCACAACGCCGGCTCTCACCGCGCCCCCGACTGGAGCACACACCCCGGCCACAAGGCCAGGTAGCACGCACAACGGATCAGACACccacgtcgacctcgaggctgGCGCCGCTACACCCCGCAAGCGCCGCATGCCCAAGTGGTGGCCGCTCGGCCCGACCGACGACCCAGAGGACATCAagcccgagctgcgcgacatCAACCCCATCCCCATGGTCATTAGCACGTTTGCGTCGCCGACCAACTTTGTCATCCTCGTCAGCTCTGGTGTGCTCTTCGCGGCGCAGTACACGTCGACATACACAGCCGCCGTGACGTTCAGCCGTGCGCCATACAACTACAACCCGCTGATCATCGGCGTCGTGTGTCTGAGCTTTGGCGTCGGCAACATTCTCGGTAGTGTCGTCGGAGGCCGGCTGTCGGACCGCATCCTGCAGcgcctcaaggccaagaacgGGGGAGTGTCGGTGCCCGAGTTCCGCCTCATGAGCACACTACCCTTCATTCCGTTCATGGTCATCTCGTTCCTCATCTACGCGTGGACGAGCGACAAGAAGACCAACATTGCCGGGCCTGTCGTCGGTCTCTTCTGCGCGGGCTTCAGCATCATGCTCGCGTACGCCAGTCTGCTGGCgtacctcgtcgactcgaACCCCGGCCGCTCGGCTTCTGCCATCTCGTGCAACTCGTTCTGCCGCGGCATCGGCGCGTGCGTCATGTCGCAGGTCGCCATCCCGATCCAGAACGccatcggcgacggcggcctgtACACGCTCATCGCGGGCCtgatcgcgctcgccggcggcggcatcatcgtcatcgcgTACAAGGGCGAGCAGTGGCGCTCGCCCGACCACCGCTGGGCGTGGagcaaggacaagggcggcgagaagggcaaggcggccgaggtggttTCGTACGCCACCTCGCACACTGCTATTGAGCCCGCAggcgacaaggagaaggcgtAG
- the QDR3_1 gene encoding Quinidine resistance protein 3, translated as MSVNATDRGDAAVEGSLVRAPSHQPHSSTLVHTTSHHAHFDVPNEGDEDHHNPPQRSVIDIEHVPVDDDPRAWSSRKKTFVLVLMSVAVLGPMISPSVYNPVIDEVKSDLRGSETQIGLSLSIFILIQGCFPVVWATIAEIIGRKPVYIVSFVIYTVASAVGSRSPTMPVLIGMRCLQAVGSSAVLALGAGSLADMYEVEERGKKLGLYYGTPMLGPTLGPLIGGALGNAYGWRATLYFLAVFAFIMTLLFFLFPDTWRKERSKLYQKAVSDALKRSLKAQAHAEKKRQRKLAKGLASTATTPALTAPPTGAHTPATRPGSTHNGSDTHVDLEAGAATPRKRRMPKWWPLGPTDDPEDIKPELRDINPIPMVISTFASPTNFVILVSSGVLFAAQYTSTYTAAVTFSRAPYNYNPLIIGVVCLSFGVGNILGSVVGGRLSDRILQRLKAKNGGVSVPEFRLMSTLPFIPFMVISFLIYAWTSDKKTNIAGPVVGLFCAGFSIMLAYASLLAYLVDSNPGRSASAISCNSFCRGIGACVMSQVAIPIQNAIGDGGLYTLIAGLIALAGGGIIVIAYKGEQWRSPDHRWAWSKDKGGEKGKAAEVVSYATSHTAIEPAGDKEKA; from the exons ATGAGCGTAAACGCCACCGACCGAGGCGACGCTGCGGTCGAGGgctcgctcgtgcgcgccCCCTCGCACCAACCACACAGCTCCACCCTCGTCCACACGACCTCTCACCACGCACACTTTGACGTCCCgaacgagggcgacgaggaccaccacaacccaccCCAGCGCTCAGTCATCGACATTGAACATGtccccgtcgacgacgacccaaGAGCATGGAGCTCGAGGAAAAAGAccttcgtcctcgtcctcatgTCTGTCGCGGTC CTGGGTCCCATGATCTCGCCCAGTGTCTACAACCCCGTCATTGACGAAGTGAAATCCGACCTGCGCGGCAGCGAAACACAAATAGGTCTCAGCTTGAGCATCTTCATCTT AATCCAAGGATGCTTCCCTGTCGTGTGGGCCACCATCGCCGAGATCATCGGTCGAAAG CCTGTATACATTGTGTCGTTCGTCATCTACACTGTTGCCTCGGCTgtcggctcgcgctcgccgaccatgCCCGTGCTCATCGGCATGCGCTGCCTGCAGGCAGTCGGCAGCTCGGCagtgctcgcgctcggtgccggctccctcgccgacatgtacgaggtggaggagagAGGCAAGAAGCTGGGCCTGTACTACGGCACGCCGATGCTCGGTCCCACATTAGGCCCCCTTATCGGCGGAGCTCTCGGCAACGCGtacggctggcgcgcgacgctctacttcctcgccgtcttTGCCTTCATCATGACGCTgctcttcttcctcttccccGACACATGGCGCAAGGAGCGCTCCAAGCTGTACCAGAAGGCTGTcagcgacgcgctcaagcgAAGCCTCAAGGCGCAGGCGCAtgccgagaagaagcgccagcgcaagctcgccaagggaCTGGCCAGTACCGCCACAACGCCGGCTCTCACCGCGCCCCCGACTGGAGCACACACCCCGGCCACAAGGCCAGGTAGCACGCACAACGGATCAGACACccacgtcgacctcgaggctgGCGCCGCTACACCCCGCAAGCGCCGCATGCCCAAGTGGTGGCCGCTCGGCCCGACCGACGACCCAGAGGACATCAagcccgagctgcgcgacatCAACCCCATCCCCATGGTCATTAGCACGTTTGCGTCGCCGACCAACTTTGTCATCCTCGTCAGCTCTGGTGTGCTCTTCGCGGCGCAGTACACGTCGACATACACAGCCGCCGTGACGTTCAGCCGTGCGCCATACAACTACAACCCGCTGATCATCGGCGTCGTGTGTCTGAGCTTTGGCGTCGGCAACATTCTCGGTAGTGTCGTCGGAGGCCGGCTGTCGGACCGCATCCTGCAGcgcctcaaggccaagaacgGGGGAGTGTCGGTGCCCGAGTTCCGCCTCATGAGCACACTACCCTTCATTCCGTTCATGGTCATCTCGTTCCTCATCTACGCGTGGACGAGCGACAAGAAGACCAACATTGCCGGGCCTGTCGTCGGTCTCTTCTGCGCGGGCTTCAGCATCATGCTCGCGTACGCCAGTCTGCTGGCgtacctcgtcgactcgaACCCCGGCCGCTCGGCTTCTGCCATCTCGTGCAACTCGTTCTGCCGCGGCATCGGCGCGTGCGTCATGTCGCAGGTCGCCATCCCGATCCAGAACGccatcggcgacggcggcctgtACACGCTCATCGCGGGCCtgatcgcgctcgccggcggcggcatcatcgtcatcgcgTACAAGGGCGAGCAGTGGCGCTCGCCCGACCACCGCTGGGCGTGGagcaaggacaagggcggcgagaagggcaaggcggccgaggtggttTCGTACGCCACCTCGCACACTGCTATTGAGCCCGCAggcgacaaggagaaggcgtAG